The Nocardioides marmorisolisilvae genomic interval AGTCCCGGTCATCAGATGTCCTCTCGAGAGGGTGGACGGGTCCGGCCGGCCCCCGCCGCGCCCGTTCGACGTCGACGGTAGCGAGCCCGGACCACGCTCGCGGGCGACCAGGCATCCGCGTCCGGCAGCACCCAACCGCGCCAGCGGGCGAGCAGGCAGAGCCCTGCGCCGACGACCAGGGCGCAGTACGACCCGGCTGTCTGGTGGTCGTGCTGGTGCAGGATCACCAGTACGCCGCTGGCCGCGATCGCACAGGTGGCGTAGAGGGTGTTCCCACCGAGCACACCGGGCACACGGCGCAGGACGACGTCACGCACCGCGCCACCGCCGACGGCCGTGATCGTGCCGAGCAGTACAGCGGGCAGCCAACCGAGCCCGACCTCGAGCGTCTTCTGGGCGCCGGCGGCCGCCCAGCAGCCGAGGGCGAGCGCGTCGACGATGGGCCAGGCTCGCTCCCAGAGCCTCCCCTCCACCCGGATCAGGAAGGCGAGCGCGGCGCCGGCGAAGGCGGTGAGGAGGTAGGCGTAGTCGGTCAGCGCGACCGGGGTGCCGTGCTGCAGCAGGGTGTCGCGGATCAGCCCGCCGCCGAGCCCGGAAAGCACGGCGAGGGTGGCGAAGCCGACAGGGTCGAGCTTCTCCTGACGGGCGATCACGCCGCCGAGCAACGCGTTGGCGAAGACGCCGGTGAGGTCGAGAGCACGGAACAGATCGGTCGTCGTTCCGGTGCTCACCATCATCGGCGGCCTACTTGACGAACGAGCAGTCGAGGACGCCGTGCTGTGTCGTACGCGTGACCGTGACCACGACGCCATTGACGGTGATCGAGCAGTCCGTGCCCGATCCGCCGTCGGCGGTCACGCGGTAGACGGTCTCACTGTGGTCGGTCGTCACGACCGTCGTCCGCCACGGCAGCCTCACCGACGGCTTGCGGGTCAGCTGTTGGGTCGCGGTGGCGGCGTACGCGACGTTCGCGGTCCCGTGGCCCGTGATCGCGTACACAACGGTGCTGGTCTTGTTGCCGGTCTGGCCCCCGCCGGGCCCCAGGTCACGGCAGCCGGCCACGCCGATCAGCACCATGGCGAGAACGGCGACGGGCAGCAGACGACGAGCCATGTCGACAGCGTAGGACTCAGTGCCCGACGACCTCGAAGGTGATCCCCGC includes:
- a CDS encoding MmpS family transport accessory protein; the encoded protein is MARRLLPVAVLAMVLIGVAGCRDLGPGGGQTGNKTSTVVYAITGHGTANVAYAATATQQLTRKPSVRLPWRTTVVTTDHSETVYRVTADGGSGTDCSITVNGVVVTVTRTTQHGVLDCSFVK
- a CDS encoding trimeric intracellular cation channel family protein — translated: MMVSTGTTTDLFRALDLTGVFANALLGGVIARQEKLDPVGFATLAVLSGLGGGLIRDTLLQHGTPVALTDYAYLLTAFAGAALAFLIRVEGRLWERAWPIVDALALGCWAAAGAQKTLEVGLGWLPAVLLGTITAVGGGAVRDVVLRRVPGVLGGNTLYATCAIAASGVLVILHQHDHQTAGSYCALVVGAGLCLLARWRGWVLPDADAWSPASVVRARYRRRRTGAAGAGRTRPPSREDI